One genomic window of Heptranchias perlo isolate sHepPer1 chromosome 12, sHepPer1.hap1, whole genome shotgun sequence includes the following:
- the chst1 gene encoding carbohydrate sulfotransferase 1, producing MTGHTPAAMECSWKAVLLLVLASLAVQYTAIRSFIAKPFTICRIPKHTGCGPGLAASCDPRPQPVTHILILATTRSGSSFIGQLLNQHSDIFYLFEPLYHVQTTLINTSLRFRHPPSAPASADGRRLLLGAYRDLLRSLFDCQLHDLETYIKPTPDNHRTQRLFRRGASKALCSPPVCAAWPPAPGGELDEQEQEVAAAERWEEGECVRRCGALNLTLAARVCAQRHHVAIKTVRIPEIGDLRTLVEDPRLNLKVIQLVRDPRGILASRIDTFPESFRAWKIWRNSGRKPYNLDASHLSATCEDFLNSAGTGLARPGWLKGRYMLVRYEDLAREPEKKTEEIYRFLGVPVDGNVPRWILNNTRGAGASGNHKYATVRDSAATAEGWRFKLTYDMVELVQNICNLTLTQLGYKMVNSPEELRNVSVNLAEDKIFLPFL from the coding sequence ATGACCGGACACACACCTGCGGCCATGGAGTGCTCCTGGAAGGCGGTCCTGCTGCTGGTCTTGGCCTCGCTGGCCGTTCAGTACACGGCCATCCGGAGCTTCATCGCTAAACCCTTCACCATCTGCCGCATCCCCAAGCACACGGGCTGCGGCCCCGGGCTAGCAGCCTCCTGCGACCCCCGGCCCCAACCAGTCACCCACATCTTAATCCTGGCCACCACCCGTAGCGGCTCGTCTTTCATCGGGCAGCTGCTCAACCAGCACTCGGACATCTTCTACCTGTTTGAGCCGCTCTACCACGTCCAGACCACGCTCATCAACACCAGCCTGAGGTTCAGacaccccccctccgcccccgccTCCGCCGACGGCCGCCGCCTGTTGCTGGGCGCTTACCGCGACCTTCTCCGCAGCCTCTTCGACTGCCAGCTGCACGACCTGGAGACCTACATCAAACCGACCCCGGACAACCATCGGACCCAGCGGCTCTTCCGCCGGGGAGCCAGCAAGGCGCTGTGCTCGCCGCCCGTCTGTGCCGCTTGGCCGCCCGCTCCCGGCGGGGAGCTggacgagcaggagcaggaggtggcggcgGCAGAGCGCTGGGAGGAAGGCGAGTGTGTCAGGAGGTGCGGAGCCCTCAACCTGACCCTGGCCGCCCGGGTCTGTGCCCAGCGGCACCACGTCGCCATCAAGACGGTGAGGATCCCAGAAATTGGCGACCTCCGCACCCTGGTGGAAGACCCCCGGCTCAACCTCAAGGTCATCCAGCTGGTGAGGGACCCCCGCGGCATCCTGGCCTCCCGCATCGACACCTTCCCCGAGAGTTTCCGAGCCTGGAAGATTTGGCGCAACAGCGGCCGCAAACCTTACAACCTGGACGCGTCCCACCTCAGCGCCACCTGCGAGGATTTCCTCAACTCGGCGGGCACCGGGCTCGCCCGCCCCGGCTGGCTGAAGGGCAGGTACATGTTGGTCCGCTACGAGGACCTGGCCAGGGAGCCCGAGAAGAAGACGGAGGAGATCTACCGGTTCCTGGGGGTCCCGGTGGACGGCAATGTGCCCAGGTGGATCCTCAATAACACCCGAGGGGCCGGCGCATCGGGCAACCACAAGTACGCGACGGTGCGGGACTCAGCGGCCACTGCCGAGGGCTGGAGGTTCAAACTTACCTACGACATGGTCGAGTTGGTGCAGAACATTTGCAACTTGACTCTGACCCAGCTGGGTTACAAAATGGTCAACTCGCCCGAAGAACTCAGAAACGTGTCTGTAAATCTAGCTGAGGACAAGATCTTTCTACCCTTTTTGTAA